Below is a genomic region from Pseudomonas frederiksbergensis.
GCCGCCGACCCTGCGCAATGCCGAGGCCCAGGCTGAACTGGCCGCACTCAAGCCGGACCTGATGGTCGTCGTGGCCTACGGTCTGATCCTGCCGCAAGTGGTGCTGGATATTCCGCGCCTGGGCTGCATCAACAGCCACGCCTCGTTGCTGCCACGCTGGCGCGGTGCGGCGCCGATCCAGCGCGCCGTCGAAGCAGGCGACGCTGAAAGCGGCGTGACCGTGATGCGCATGGAAGCCGGCCTCGACACCGGGCCGATGCTGCTCAAGGTCACCACGCCGATCAGTGGCGATGACACCGGCGGCAGCCTGCATGACCGTCTCGCCGAGATGGGTCCGCCAGCAGTGGTTCAGGCAATTGCCGGTCTGGCCGCCGGCACGCTGGAAGGCGAAGTGCAGGACGACAGCCTCGCTACTTATGCGCACAAATTGAACAAAGACGAAGCGCGCATCGACTGGAACCGCCCTGCGGTCGAGTTGGAACGTCTGGTTCGCGCATTCAATCCGTGGCCGATCTGCCACAGCACGCTCAATGGCGAAGCGCTGAAAGTGCTCGCGGCCAGCCTCGCCGAAGGCAAGGGCACACCGGGTGAAATCCTCAGCGCCAGCAAGGACGGCTTGATCGTCGCCTGCGGTGAACAAGCGCTGTGCCTGACACGTCTGCAATTACCCGGTGGCAAAGCGCTGAACTTCAGCGACGTGTTCAACAGCCGTCGTGAGAAATTTGCCGTTGGCACTGTCTTGGGCCAAGCGGTGGACGTCCAATGAACCCGCGTCTGGCCGCCGCCAAAGCCCTGGCCGCCGTCCTTAACGGCAAGGCTTCGCTGAACAGTTCGTTGCCGACACAACTGGACAAGGTCGAAGACCGCGATCGCGGCTTCACCCAGGACCTGGCCTTCGGCACCGCACGCTGGCAGCCACGCTTATCGGCGCTGGCGGCCAAGCTGCTGCAAAAACCTTTCAAAGCCGCCGATGCTGACGTCGAAGCGCTGTTACTGGTCGGCCTCTACCAGTTGCTGTACACCCGCGTCCCGGCCCACGCCGCCATCGGTGAAACCGTGGGCTGCGCCGACAAGCTGAAAAAGCCGTGGGCCAAAGCCTTGCTCAACGCCGTGCTGCGCCGCGCCCAACGGGAAAGCGAAGCACTGCTGGCCGAGCTTGAGCACGATCCGGTGGTGCGCACCGCTCACCCGCGCTGGCTGCAAAAATCCCTCAAGGCCTTCTGGCCTGAGCAGTGGGAAGCCATTTGCACCGCGAACAACGCGCACCCGCCAATGATTTTGCGGGTCAACCGTCGTCATCACACTCGCGATGCCTACCTCGCCTTGCTGAGCGATGCCAGCGTCGCGGCCAAACCGTGCGTGTATAGCCAGGACGGCATCGTGCTCGACACACCGGGCGATGTGCGCCAGCTGCCGGGTTTCGCCGAAGGCTGGATCAGCGTGCAGGACGAAGCCGCACAACTGGCGGCGGATCTGCTGGACCTGGCACCGGGCCAACGGGTGCTCGACGCCTGCTGCGCACCGGGCGGAAAGACCTGCCACATCCTCGAAGTCGAGCCAAAACTGGCCGGGGTAGTGGCGGTGGACCTGGAGGCCAAGCGTCTGGTTCGCGTACGGGAAAACCTTGAGCGGCTGGGCCTCAGCGCCGAATTGATCGCCGCCGACGGCCGCGACACTCAGACGTGGTGGGACGGCAAGCCGTTTCAGCGCATCCTGCTCGACGCGCCCTGCTCGGCGACCGGCGTGATTCGCCGGCACCCGGACATCAAGCTGACCCGCCAGCCGGATGATATCGGCGCGCTGGCGGTGCTTCAGGGCGAACTGCTCGACGCGATGTGGCCGACCCTCGACGTCGGCGGCATCCTGCTGTACGCCACCTGCTCGACCTTGCCGACCGAAAATACCGAAGTCATCGAAGCGTTCCTCGCCCGCACGCCGGGTGCTCGCGAGTTGGATATCGCCAGCCAGGCCGGCATCAAGCAACCGCATGGCCGCCAGTTGCTGGCGCAAGAGGGCGGTCACGACGGGTTCTACTACGCCAAGCTGATCAAGATTGCCGCTGCGCGCGGTTAAGCGGACCTCAAGGGAGGGAGTGACTGGATGAAGATCATCATCCTCGGCGCCGGGCAGGTGGGCGGCACATTGGCGGAACACTTGGCCAGCGAAGCGAACGACATCACCGTGGTCGACACCGACGGCGAACGCCTGCGTGACCTCGGTGATCGCCTCGATATCCGCACCGTGCACGGTCGCGGCTCGCTCCCGACAGTACTGCGCCAGGCCGGTGCCGACGACGCCGACATGCTGGTGGCGGTAACCAACAGCGATGAAACCAACATGGTCGCCTGCCAGGTCGCGCACACCCTGTTCCACACCCCGACCAAAATCGCCCGGGTGCGCGAAGCCGCGTACCTGACCCGCGCCGGCCTGTTCGACAATGACGCGATTCCGGTCGACGTGTTGATCAGCCCGGAACAAGTGGTTACCCACTACATCAAGCGCCTGATCGAGCACCCCGGTGCCTTGCAGGTGATCGACTTCGCCGAGGGCAAGGCCCAGCTGGTGGCGGTCAAGGCTTACTACGGTGGGCCGCTGGTGGGTCAGCAACTGCGCCAGTTGCGCGAACATATGCCGAACGTCGACACCCGCGTGGCGGCGATTTTCCGTCGTGACCGACCGATCCTGCCGCAAGGCGATACGGTGATCGAAGCCGACGACGAAGTGTTTTTCATCGCCGCCAAAGCGAACATTCGCGCAGTCATGAGCGAAATGCGCCGGCTCGATGAGAGCTACAAACGTATCGTCATCGCCGGCGGCGGGCAGATCGGCGAACGGCTGGCCGAGGCCATCGAAAGCCGCTATCAGGTGAAGATCATCGAGATGAATCCGGCGCGCTGCCGCTACCTCTCGGACACCCTCGACAGCACTGTGGTGTTGCAGGGCAGCGCCTCGGACCGCGACTTGCTGCTGGAAGAGAACATCGCCGACGCCGATCTCTTCCTGGCGCTGACCAACGACGACGAAGCCAACATCATGTCATCACTGTTGGCCAAACGCCTGGGCGCCAAAAAGGTGATGACCATCATCAACAACCCGGCCTACGTCGACCTGATCCAGGGCGGTGATATCGATATCGCCATCAGCCCGCAGCTGGCGACCATCGGCACCTTGCTGGCCCACGTGCGCCGTGGCGATATCGTCAGCGTGCACTCGCTGCGCCGCGGTGCGGCAGAAGCCATCGAGGCGATTGCCCACGGTGATGCGAAGTCGAGCAAGGTGATCGGCAAGGCCATCGAAAACATCGTCCTGCCGCCGGGTACGACTATTGGTGCGATCATTCGCGACGAAGAAGTGTTGATCGCCCACGACGACACCGTGATCGAAGCTGGCGACCATGTGATTCTGTTCCTTGTGGATAAAAAGCATATTCGCGATGTGGAGAAGTTGTTCCACGTGGGGTTGAGCTTTTTCTGATCCGACATTGCCAAGATCGCAGCCTGCGGCAGCTCCTACGCCGAACGGATTTATCCCGTAGGAGCTGCCGAAGGCTGCGATCTTTTGATTCTCCAAGCTTACGAAGAGGCTACCGATGATCGAATCACTGGAAAAAATGCTCGCCAAGGGTGTGGATAACTCGCTGCTGCGCTTCGGCCTGGGCAAGGGTTATCTGGATCTGGGCGAAAATGCCAAGGCGGCCGAGCATTTCAGCCGGTGCGTGGCGTTCGATCCGAAGTACTCGGCGGCCTGGAAGTTGTTGGGCAAGGCTCACTTGGCGCTGGCTGACCATGCCGCCGCCCGCCAGGCCTGGGAGCAGGGTCTGGAAGCCGCCCGCGCGCACGGTGACAAGCAGGCGGAAAAGGAAATGACGGTGTTTCTGAAGAAGCTTGACCGGCTGGGCAACTGATCGAAAAACGCTCAGGTCAAAGGTATCGCAGGCCGATGCCTTCAGCGTCGACCTGCACCACTTCCATGCGCACGCGCGGCGCACCGCACGGCAAATCCTGCACCTGGCCATAGACCACTGCGCCCTTGGC
It encodes:
- the fmt gene encoding methionyl-tRNA formyltransferase; protein product: MTEPLRIVFAGTPEFAAEHLKALLDSPYEIVAVYTQPDRPAGRGQKLMPSPVKQLALENGIAVLQPPTLRNAEAQAELAALKPDLMVVVAYGLILPQVVLDIPRLGCINSHASLLPRWRGAAPIQRAVEAGDAESGVTVMRMEAGLDTGPMLLKVTTPISGDDTGGSLHDRLAEMGPPAVVQAIAGLAAGTLEGEVQDDSLATYAHKLNKDEARIDWNRPAVELERLVRAFNPWPICHSTLNGEALKVLAASLAEGKGTPGEILSASKDGLIVACGEQALCLTRLQLPGGKALNFSDVFNSRREKFAVGTVLGQAVDVQ
- the rsmB gene encoding 16S rRNA (cytosine(967)-C(5))-methyltransferase RsmB, whose amino-acid sequence is MNPRLAAAKALAAVLNGKASLNSSLPTQLDKVEDRDRGFTQDLAFGTARWQPRLSALAAKLLQKPFKAADADVEALLLVGLYQLLYTRVPAHAAIGETVGCADKLKKPWAKALLNAVLRRAQRESEALLAELEHDPVVRTAHPRWLQKSLKAFWPEQWEAICTANNAHPPMILRVNRRHHTRDAYLALLSDASVAAKPCVYSQDGIVLDTPGDVRQLPGFAEGWISVQDEAAQLAADLLDLAPGQRVLDACCAPGGKTCHILEVEPKLAGVVAVDLEAKRLVRVRENLERLGLSAELIAADGRDTQTWWDGKPFQRILLDAPCSATGVIRRHPDIKLTRQPDDIGALAVLQGELLDAMWPTLDVGGILLYATCSTLPTENTEVIEAFLARTPGARELDIASQAGIKQPHGRQLLAQEGGHDGFYYAKLIKIAAARG
- the trkA gene encoding Trk system potassium transporter TrkA, translated to MKIIILGAGQVGGTLAEHLASEANDITVVDTDGERLRDLGDRLDIRTVHGRGSLPTVLRQAGADDADMLVAVTNSDETNMVACQVAHTLFHTPTKIARVREAAYLTRAGLFDNDAIPVDVLISPEQVVTHYIKRLIEHPGALQVIDFAEGKAQLVAVKAYYGGPLVGQQLRQLREHMPNVDTRVAAIFRRDRPILPQGDTVIEADDEVFFIAAKANIRAVMSEMRRLDESYKRIVIAGGGQIGERLAEAIESRYQVKIIEMNPARCRYLSDTLDSTVVLQGSASDRDLLLEENIADADLFLALTNDDEANIMSSLLAKRLGAKKVMTIINNPAYVDLIQGGDIDIAISPQLATIGTLLAHVRRGDIVSVHSLRRGAAEAIEAIAHGDAKSSKVIGKAIENIVLPPGTTIGAIIRDEEVLIAHDDTVIEAGDHVILFLVDKKHIRDVEKLFHVGLSFF
- a CDS encoding tetratricopeptide repeat protein, whose amino-acid sequence is MIESLEKMLAKGVDNSLLRFGLGKGYLDLGENAKAAEHFSRCVAFDPKYSAAWKLLGKAHLALADHAAARQAWEQGLEAARAHGDKQAEKEMTVFLKKLDRLGN